A stretch of the Mycobacterium sp. ITM-2016-00317 genome encodes the following:
- the nuoH gene encoding NADH-quinone oxidoreductase subunit NuoH, translating to MTYPDPTLFGHDPWWLILAKSLGIFVFLLLTVLSAILIERKILGRMQLRLGPNRVGPGGLLQSLADGVKLALKEGLVPAGVDKGIYLAAPVIAVIPAFMAFAVIPLGGEVSVFGHRTALQLTDLPVAVLYILAVTSIGVYGIVLAGWASGSVYPLLGGLRSTAQVISYEIAMALSFVAVFIYAGTMSTSGIVAAQADTWYIFLLLPSFLVYLTSMVGETNRAPFDLPEAEGELVGGFHTEYSSLKFAMFMLAEYVNMTTVSALATTLFLGGWRAPFPISLWEGANSGWWPLLWFTAKVWVFLFVFMWLRATLPRMRYDQFMALGWKILIPVSLVWIAIVATTDSLRDRGLQPWASALIGLAVVAVLLLALLGWKRLRAGRIRPEPVPAAVAAYPVPPLPARDRPKESADA from the coding sequence ATGACCTACCCGGATCCGACGCTGTTCGGCCACGACCCGTGGTGGCTGATCCTGGCCAAGTCCCTCGGCATCTTCGTGTTCCTGCTGCTGACCGTGCTCTCGGCGATCCTCATCGAGCGAAAGATCCTGGGCCGCATGCAGTTGCGGCTCGGCCCCAACCGGGTCGGCCCCGGCGGGCTGCTGCAGTCGCTGGCCGACGGGGTGAAGCTCGCGCTCAAGGAAGGCCTCGTCCCGGCCGGTGTGGACAAGGGGATCTACCTGGCCGCACCGGTGATCGCGGTCATCCCGGCGTTCATGGCGTTCGCCGTGATCCCCCTCGGCGGCGAGGTCTCGGTGTTCGGCCATCGCACCGCGCTGCAGCTGACCGACCTGCCGGTCGCGGTGCTCTACATCCTGGCGGTGACCTCGATCGGGGTGTACGGCATCGTGCTGGCCGGCTGGGCGTCGGGGTCGGTCTACCCGCTGCTGGGCGGATTGCGCTCGACGGCGCAGGTGATCTCCTACGAGATCGCGATGGCGCTGTCGTTCGTCGCGGTGTTCATCTACGCGGGCACGATGTCCACGTCGGGCATCGTCGCCGCCCAGGCCGACACCTGGTACATCTTCCTGCTGCTGCCGTCCTTCCTGGTGTACCTGACGTCGATGGTCGGTGAGACCAACCGCGCGCCTTTCGATCTGCCGGAGGCCGAGGGTGAGCTCGTCGGTGGATTCCACACCGAGTACTCGTCGCTGAAGTTCGCGATGTTCATGCTCGCCGAGTACGTCAACATGACCACGGTGTCCGCGCTGGCCACCACCCTGTTCCTGGGTGGCTGGCGCGCGCCCTTTCCGATCAGCCTGTGGGAGGGCGCCAACAGCGGATGGTGGCCGCTGTTGTGGTTCACCGCCAAGGTGTGGGTGTTCCTGTTCGTGTTCATGTGGCTGCGTGCCACCCTCCCGCGCATGCGTTACGACCAGTTCATGGCACTGGGCTGGAAGATCCTGATCCCGGTGTCGCTGGTCTGGATCGCGATCGTGGCCACCACCGACTCGCTGCGCGACCGGGGTCTGCAGCCGTGGGCTTCCGCGCTGATCGGGCTTGCCGTGGTCGCAGTGCTGCTGCTGGCGCTGCTCGGGTGGAAACGGCTGCGGGCCGGCCGGATCCGGCCTGAACCCGTGCCGGCCGCCGTCGCCGCGTACCCGGTACCCCCGCTGCCCGCCCGGGACCGTCCGAAGGAGAGTGCAGATGCCTAG
- the nuoI gene encoding NADH-quinone oxidoreductase subunit NuoI, whose product MPRFLDAVAGFGVTFGSMFKKPVTEQYPEKPGPVAKRYHGRHQLNRYPDGLEKCIGCELCAWACPADAIFVEGADNTESERYSPGERYGRVYQINYLRCIGCGLCIEACPTRALTMTNDYEMADDNRADLIYGKDKLLAPLQPGMQDPPHAMAPGTTDDDYYLGNIGPAAGDAK is encoded by the coding sequence ATGCCTAGGTTCCTCGACGCCGTCGCCGGTTTCGGCGTCACCTTCGGGTCGATGTTCAAGAAGCCGGTGACCGAGCAGTACCCGGAGAAGCCCGGACCGGTGGCCAAGCGCTACCACGGCCGCCATCAACTCAACCGGTACCCCGACGGCCTGGAGAAGTGCATCGGCTGCGAGTTGTGCGCGTGGGCCTGTCCGGCCGACGCGATCTTCGTCGAGGGCGCCGACAACACCGAGTCCGAACGGTATTCGCCGGGCGAGCGGTACGGCCGGGTGTACCAGATCAACTATCTGCGGTGCATCGGGTGCGGGCTGTGCATCGAGGCGTGCCCCACCCGCGCGCTGACGATGACCAACGACTACGAGATGGCCGACGACAACCGCGCCGACCTGATCTACGGCAAGGACAAACTGCTGGCCCCGCTGCAGCCGGGCATGCAGGACCCTCCGCACGCGATGGCCCCGGGAACCACCGACGACGACTACTACCTGGGCAACATCGGTCCCGCCGCCGGGGACGCGAAATGA
- a CDS encoding NADH-quinone oxidoreductase subunit J: MGEAVLFWVLAVVSVAGALGVVSARKAVYSAISLATTMIALAVLYIAQGAPFLGVVQIVVYTGAVMMLFLFVLMLIGVDSSESLVETLRGQRVAAIAAGLGFGVLLVAGIGNVTRDGFVGLEQANRDGNVEGLAALIFTRYLWAFELTGALLITAALGAMVLTHRERFQRRKTQRELAIERFAPGAHPTTLPNPGVYARHNAVDVPGRLPDGTAAELSVSAILQVRTVPAQEHDERTHGGGHEPR; encoded by the coding sequence ATGGGTGAGGCGGTGCTGTTCTGGGTGCTCGCGGTGGTGTCGGTGGCAGGCGCGCTCGGTGTGGTGTCCGCCCGGAAGGCGGTCTACTCGGCGATCTCACTGGCCACCACCATGATTGCGCTCGCGGTGCTCTACATCGCGCAGGGTGCGCCGTTCCTCGGGGTCGTCCAGATCGTGGTCTACACGGGTGCGGTCATGATGCTCTTCCTGTTCGTGCTGATGCTCATCGGCGTGGATTCCTCGGAATCACTGGTGGAGACCCTGCGCGGGCAGCGGGTGGCGGCCATCGCTGCCGGCCTCGGCTTCGGCGTGCTGCTGGTGGCAGGTATCGGCAACGTCACCAGAGACGGCTTCGTCGGTCTGGAGCAGGCGAACCGGGACGGCAACGTCGAGGGGCTGGCGGCACTGATCTTCACCCGGTACCTGTGGGCGTTCGAGCTGACGGGCGCCCTGCTGATCACCGCGGCCCTCGGCGCGATGGTGCTGACCCACCGGGAACGGTTCCAGCGCCGCAAGACCCAACGCGAGCTGGCCATCGAACGTTTCGCTCCCGGTGCGCATCCGACGACGCTGCCCAACCCCGGCGTGTACGCCCGCCACAACGCCGTCGACGTGCCCGGCCGGCTTCCCGACGGGACCGCCGCGGAGCTGTCGGTGAGCGCGATCCTGCAGGTGCGCACGGTGCCCGCCCAGGAGCATGACGAGCGGACCCACGGGGGTGGGCATGAGCCCCGATAA